From Pseudomonas sp. stari2, a single genomic window includes:
- the greB gene encoding transcription elongation factor GreB, whose product MSRYRPPRTAGTALITPEGEARMRAEFHELWHVRRPQVTQSVSEAAAQGDRSENAEYTYGKKMLREIDSRVRFLTKRLEALKVVSEKPSDPNKVYFGAWVTIEDEDGKQSRYRIVGPDELDLKLGLISIDSPLARALIGKALDAEVRVQTPTGEQFVYIVAIDYP is encoded by the coding sequence ATGAGCCGTTATCGCCCTCCCCGCACCGCTGGCACCGCGCTGATCACCCCCGAAGGTGAAGCGCGGATGCGCGCCGAATTCCATGAGTTGTGGCACGTACGCCGCCCGCAGGTGACGCAGTCGGTCAGCGAAGCGGCGGCTCAGGGCGATCGTTCGGAGAATGCCGAGTACACCTACGGCAAGAAGATGCTGCGCGAGATCGACAGTCGTGTACGTTTTCTCACCAAGCGCCTTGAGGCCTTGAAAGTCGTCAGCGAAAAACCGAGCGATCCGAACAAGGTCTACTTTGGCGCCTGGGTGACCATCGAAGATGAAGACGGCAAGCAGTCGCGCTACCGCATCGTCGGCCCGGACGAGCTGGATCTGAAGCTGGGCCTGATCAGCATCGACTCGCCGCTGGCACGAGCATTGATCGGCAAGGCGCTGGACGCCGAAGTACGGGTCCAGACGCCAACCGGCGAGCAATTCGTTTACATCGTGGCGATCGACTATCCCTGA
- a CDS encoding DoxX family protein: protein MSSLINKVLFTRAGYGLTILRIAVGVIFAAHGSQKLFGLFGGYGLAGTAQYMESIGLTPGYLMATLAGGTEFFAGLALIIGLLVRPAALGLTFLSLVAIFTVHISNGLFMANNGYEFALALLGGSLAVLIEGAGKLSVDRAIAG, encoded by the coding sequence ATGAGCTCTCTGATCAACAAGGTCCTGTTCACCCGCGCCGGCTACGGTCTGACCATTCTGCGCATTGCCGTCGGCGTGATCTTCGCCGCCCACGGCTCGCAGAAACTCTTTGGCCTGTTCGGTGGCTACGGTCTGGCAGGCACCGCGCAATACATGGAAAGCATCGGTCTGACCCCGGGTTATCTGATGGCCACCCTGGCCGGCGGCACCGAGTTCTTCGCCGGTCTGGCGCTGATCATCGGCCTGCTGGTGCGCCCGGCGGCACTGGGTCTGACCTTCCTGTCGCTGGTGGCCATCTTCACTGTGCATATCAGCAACGGTCTGTTCATGGCCAACAATGGTTACGAGTTCGCCCTGGCTCTGCTCGGTGGCAGCCTCGCGGTGCTGATCGAAGGTGCTGGCAAGCTCTCGGTGGATCGCGCCATCGCCGGTTGA
- a CDS encoding transglycosylase SLT domain-containing protein — MIRPSVLLLLCGSLLLPMAAVARLPGPLQAVPAAKVRDLTEIRNSRVLRVLVNQSRNSSGEVQGQTIGVEYHRLRAFEQYLNGHARDGQEISLKIIPKAKDQLLGALQRGEGDLVAPGELLDLQPGHAVASSEPIASNVPLVLVGIKGEKRYTKVEQLAGKTLALPTGSAAGEAVSQLNQKLALHKLAPIKIEWVDPTLAVEDVLEMVQGGIFHLTIVEQPIAERWGKILPKLRFDRQLMISEPGEEYWFVRRDASMLRASIDRFLTGYKTPSNEDAAFLRIYRRLYQVHYPLAKADRQRLEKLRPTLQKHAEAQNMDWLNLAALAFKESALQPSARGGGGPTGLMQITPSAAQRVGVNNIQNLDANVQAGAKYLAMIRRKFFNSPKLNERERMAFTLAAYNIGPERVQGMRAEARRRGLNPNQWFFQVERIAMEQVGMGAVSYVNSVNKYYLAFDRERESLEPAGQKVVSRK; from the coding sequence ATGATTCGTCCCTCGGTTTTGCTCCTGCTGTGTGGTTCGTTGCTGCTGCCGATGGCGGCGGTCGCGCGCTTGCCCGGGCCGCTGCAAGCCGTGCCGGCCGCCAAGGTCCGCGACCTGACCGAGATCCGCAACAGCCGTGTGTTGCGGGTGCTGGTCAACCAGAGCCGCAACAGCTCTGGCGAAGTCCAGGGCCAGACCATCGGCGTCGAATATCACCGTTTGCGCGCCTTCGAGCAGTACCTCAATGGCCACGCACGCGACGGCCAGGAAATTTCCCTCAAGATCATTCCCAAAGCCAAGGATCAATTGCTCGGCGCGTTACAGCGTGGCGAAGGCGATCTGGTGGCGCCGGGTGAATTGCTCGACCTGCAACCGGGTCATGCGGTCGCCAGCAGCGAGCCGATTGCCAGTAATGTGCCGCTGGTGCTGGTCGGCATCAAGGGGGAGAAGCGCTACACCAAGGTCGAGCAACTCGCCGGCAAGACCCTGGCGCTGCCCACCGGCAGTGCGGCGGGGGAGGCGGTCAGTCAGCTCAACCAGAAACTGGCGCTGCACAAACTGGCGCCGATCAAGATCGAATGGGTCGATCCTACGTTGGCGGTCGAGGACGTGCTGGAAATGGTCCAAGGCGGGATCTTCCACCTGACCATCGTCGAGCAACCAATTGCCGAACGCTGGGGCAAGATCCTGCCCAAACTGCGATTCGACCGGCAGTTGATGATCAGCGAACCGGGCGAGGAATACTGGTTCGTGCGACGCGATGCCTCGATGCTGCGGGCGAGCATCGACCGCTTCCTGACTGGCTACAAGACGCCTTCGAATGAAGACGCAGCGTTTCTGCGGATTTACCGTCGTCTCTATCAAGTTCACTATCCATTGGCCAAAGCTGACCGCCAGCGCCTGGAAAAACTGCGTCCGACCCTGCAAAAGCATGCCGAAGCGCAGAACATGGACTGGCTGAACCTGGCTGCGCTGGCGTTCAAGGAATCGGCGCTGCAACCCAGTGCACGCGGTGGCGGCGGGCCGACCGGGCTGATGCAGATCACGCCGTCCGCCGCGCAGCGGGTCGGCGTCAACAATATCCAGAATCTCGATGCGAATGTGCAGGCAGGGGCCAAGTACCTGGCGATGATCCGCCGCAAGTTCTTCAACAGCCCCAAGCTCAACGAGCGCGAGCGCATGGCGTTCACCCTGGCTGCCTACAACATCGGCCCGGAACGTGTGCAGGGCATGCGCGCCGAGGCGCGGCGCCGTGGGCTGAACCCGAACCAGTGGTTCTTCCAGGTCGAGCGCATCGCCATGGAGCAGGTGGGAATGGGAGCCGTCAGCTATGTTAATAGCGTGAACAAGTATTACTTGGCGTTCGACCGGGAGCGGGAGTCGTTGGAGCCCGCAGGGCAAAAAGTGGTCTCACGCAAATGA